A genome region from Coffea arabica cultivar ET-39 chromosome 7e, Coffea Arabica ET-39 HiFi, whole genome shotgun sequence includes the following:
- the LOC113701183 gene encoding protein S-acyltransferase 8-like isoform X2 gives MAQPVYKVWKGRNVLLLLLLTSACDPGIVPRSPHPLEDLSGYDSSASVEVGGRQSLQLPRTKEVFVNGLPVRVKYCETCMIYRPPRCSHCSVCDNCVEKFDHHCPWVGQCIGKRNYRCFFLFISSSALLCIFVFSMSALYMKFLMDGNGTAWEAVKQSPASVVLMAYCFVLFWFVGGLTSFHLYLIATNQTTYELFRYKAENRINVYDRGCANNYGQVFCAKNESSRINFRAYETEEASKPPCALIQGLLVGDTDEGRREKVEDNLEMGNDLLKISQCPDTEEVTDVRSRATDSQPQQLSEVDYALGLESHVSSSKFDRHHSNMRRKNERR, from the exons ATGGCCCAGCCAGTGTACAAGGTTTGGAAAGGAAGAAAC GTGTTGCTGCTTCTACTTTTAACCTCAGCATGTGATCCTGGCATTGTTCCTCGTAGCCCTCATCCTCTAGAGGATTTGTCTGGCTATGATTCTTCTGCTTCTGTTGAAGTTGGTGGGAGACAAAGCTTGCAGTTACCTCGCACCAAAGAGGTCTTTGTTAATGGTCTGCCTGTCAGAGTCAAATATTGTGAAACATGCATGATTTATCGTCCTCCAAGGTGCTCTCATTGCTCGGTGTGTGATAATTGCGTGGAGAAATTTGATCATCATTGCCCTTGGGTGGGACAGTGTATTGGAAAG CGCAACTATCGTTGCTTCTTTCTCTTCATATCTTCCTCGGCACTTTTGTGCATCTTTGTCTTCTCAATGTCAGCTTTGTACATGAAATTTCTCATGGATGGCAATGGCACTGCTTGGGAGGCTGTGAAACAATCACCGGCATCAGTTGTGTTGATGGCCTATTGCTTTGTCTTGTTTTGGTTTGTTGGGGGCCTCACAAGCTTCCATTTATATCTCATAGCCACAAATCAG ACCACGTACGAGTTGTTTCGGTATAAAGCAGAGAATAGGATCAATGTTTATGACCGCGGCTGTGCAAACAATTATGGCCAAGTATTCTGCGCGAAAAATGAATCTTCAAGAATTAATTTTCGTGCATATGAAACTGAGGAGGCATCGAAGCCTCCCTGTGCTTTAATCCAGGGATTGCTAGTCGGCGATACTGATGAGGGCAGACGAGAGAAGGTAGAAGATAATCTTGAGATGGGTAATGATCTTTTGAAGATATCCCAATGTCCTGATACTGAAGAAGTCACTGATGTTCGAAGTAGAGCGACTGACAGCCAACCTCAGCAACTTTCTGAAGTTGACTATGCATTGGGGTTAGAATCACATGTTTCCTCATCTAAATTTGATAGACATCATTCTAACATGCGTAGGAAGAATGAGAGAAGATGA
- the LOC113701183 gene encoding protein S-acyltransferase 8-like isoform X1 yields the protein MAQPVYKVWKGRNKFLLNGRLVFGPDASSLIVTLLLILVPVVIFCAFVARNLIHEFPTENAGYAVFVAAVVFTVYVLLLLLLTSACDPGIVPRSPHPLEDLSGYDSSASVEVGGRQSLQLPRTKEVFVNGLPVRVKYCETCMIYRPPRCSHCSVCDNCVEKFDHHCPWVGQCIGKRNYRCFFLFISSSALLCIFVFSMSALYMKFLMDGNGTAWEAVKQSPASVVLMAYCFVLFWFVGGLTSFHLYLIATNQTTYELFRYKAENRINVYDRGCANNYGQVFCAKNESSRINFRAYETEEASKPPCALIQGLLVGDTDEGRREKVEDNLEMGNDLLKISQCPDTEEVTDVRSRATDSQPQQLSEVDYALGLESHVSSSKFDRHHSNMRRKNERR from the exons ATGGCCCAGCCAGTGTACAAGGTTTGGAAAGGAAGAAAC AAATTCTTACTCAATGGGAGGCTGGTATTTGGGCCAGATGCTAGCTCATTGATTGTCACCTTATTGCTTATTCTTGTCCCTGTTGTGATTTTCTGTGCATTTGTAGCAAGGAATCTCATTCATGAATTTCCAACAGAGAATGCAGGATATGCAGTGTTTGTGGCGGCAGTTGTATTCACTGTCTAT GTGTTGCTGCTTCTACTTTTAACCTCAGCATGTGATCCTGGCATTGTTCCTCGTAGCCCTCATCCTCTAGAGGATTTGTCTGGCTATGATTCTTCTGCTTCTGTTGAAGTTGGTGGGAGACAAAGCTTGCAGTTACCTCGCACCAAAGAGGTCTTTGTTAATGGTCTGCCTGTCAGAGTCAAATATTGTGAAACATGCATGATTTATCGTCCTCCAAGGTGCTCTCATTGCTCGGTGTGTGATAATTGCGTGGAGAAATTTGATCATCATTGCCCTTGGGTGGGACAGTGTATTGGAAAG CGCAACTATCGTTGCTTCTTTCTCTTCATATCTTCCTCGGCACTTTTGTGCATCTTTGTCTTCTCAATGTCAGCTTTGTACATGAAATTTCTCATGGATGGCAATGGCACTGCTTGGGAGGCTGTGAAACAATCACCGGCATCAGTTGTGTTGATGGCCTATTGCTTTGTCTTGTTTTGGTTTGTTGGGGGCCTCACAAGCTTCCATTTATATCTCATAGCCACAAATCAG ACCACGTACGAGTTGTTTCGGTATAAAGCAGAGAATAGGATCAATGTTTATGACCGCGGCTGTGCAAACAATTATGGCCAAGTATTCTGCGCGAAAAATGAATCTTCAAGAATTAATTTTCGTGCATATGAAACTGAGGAGGCATCGAAGCCTCCCTGTGCTTTAATCCAGGGATTGCTAGTCGGCGATACTGATGAGGGCAGACGAGAGAAGGTAGAAGATAATCTTGAGATGGGTAATGATCTTTTGAAGATATCCCAATGTCCTGATACTGAAGAAGTCACTGATGTTCGAAGTAGAGCGACTGACAGCCAACCTCAGCAACTTTCTGAAGTTGACTATGCATTGGGGTTAGAATCACATGTTTCCTCATCTAAATTTGATAGACATCATTCTAACATGCGTAGGAAGAATGAGAGAAGATGA